A window of the Planococcus citri chromosome 4, ihPlaCitr1.1, whole genome shotgun sequence genome harbors these coding sequences:
- the LOC135843938 gene encoding uncharacterized protein K02A2.6-like produces MTTLDAAQITSLLQSIQDQSKNISALAKNLNTKSEREHPPSVQLAKFDESVETFSDYVERLEQYFIAQKIGDDDKVSVFISMLQPKLYRLLKHLCVPTPVEKKTFKQLTEILVTHLCPKQMEIPARHTFVNPKQAESEPINQYVAELCRLVLPCNYPDTMLSIMLRDMFVGGLRSKDMLNRLFTEKDLTFERAVEIAVSMETSAINSAAITSSFNGTPSVSNHVPEPLKKLKKGKPPPKPKSTPEVKKSDQTPICFKCAKSGHRSPDCKEKNLKCNFCQSEQHVIEVCQKKKKSDKNKAKKMKSIREVSSERTIFPIDMVRASDNSSEPPIFVCVRVNDIDVKFEYDTGATKTVITESVAKQFNVKLKPTEIRLEDYSGKIINPLGTINVTAQYRDNCEQLDLFVVANSYSSVIGRDWIFPLKIGSLPVSCDANVLPIREIRELKVPELDTLVKKYSQVFEGKIGPVKKVVSLHLKEGAKPVFQRSRVVPLALQQAVLNEIDRLVEEGLWIKVDYSDWASPIVPVLKSNGDVRLCGDYSGTINDQIYITQHPFPGYEEIFSNVEGEEFTTLDIDSAFRHMLVDEASSWLMVLNTPKGLFRPTRLEFGAAPAPAEFQNFMDEVFAGLPIAKRADDIFVGGKDRKEHLRRLEMVFRVCQENHIRLNLRKCKFFQPEVKFLGYIVNKDGITKTPEKVTAVQEAPCPTNVTEVKSFMGLVNFYGKFCNQLATLAHPLYETTKGKSGKDPIDWSPQCERSFIAVKEAITSPRILVHYSPKLPLILAVDASSVGIGAVLSHLVGKEERPIAFASRILSDTEKNYATLDKEALAIKWGVEKFFYYLYGRHFTLVTDHLPLVHIFSKKKKLPVLSATRRLHYAIFLQMFDFDIRYRRSEENGNADFLSRFPRNIHEAAEMFDNSSTRINQLIILETPITEQKLAAETLKDPELLPLLEKLRTGEVADDYSLHGNIIMKGIRVVIPKKFQSAVLAELHQGHFGVSKMKKLARATVYWRNIDADIESMVRDCKACLSFRPEQVKSKTHYWEYPASPWERLHLDFAGPFQDKLFLLVVDAHSKWLEVQIVPNTSSASVIEFLQRLFSSYGIPKTIVSDNGTAFTSKEFQQFLSMYDIRHKTSPPFHPSSNGQAERYVFTLKQSLRALKKGESSHGIQDRLNKFLFAYRRAPNVTTGQSPAKLMLGRELRLMLSVFRPDLKRTVERNRHDVAFMDRSYDINEKVAVRDYSARNSPWEAATVVHKDGPLTYTVQLSDQRVTRRHVDQMRPGSNSATPAVSSIPEVAKSPVVPDSSSLGSAQTANADTSCIPEQESRSTPVTTRSPEPTIRRLARDRKIPNRLNL; encoded by the coding sequence ATGACCACGTTAGATGCCGCGCAGATTACTTCGTTATTGCAGTCAATCCAGGATCAAAGTAAGAATATCTCGGCTTTGGCGAAGAATTTAAATACGAAATCTGAGAGGGAGCATCCGCCGTCAGTGCAATTAGCGAAATTCGACGAATCCGTTGAAACATTCAGTGATTATGTGGAAAGACTGGAGCAATACTTTATCGCTCAGAAGATCGGCGATGATGATAAGGTAtctgttttcatttcaatgctTCAGCCCAAGTTATACCGGTTGCTTAAACACTTGTGTGTCCCTACGCCTGTCGAAAAGAAGACGTTTAAACAATTGACGGAGATATTAGTTACGCATTTGTGCCCTAAACAGATGGAAATACCCGCCAGACACACATTCGTTAACCCTAAGCAAGCCGAATCCGAACCGATCAATCAATACGTTGCCGAATTATGTAGATTAGTGCTACCCTGTAACTATCCAGATACCATGCTCTCTATCATGTTACGCGATATGTTCGTTGGTGGTCTACGTTCGAAGGATATGTTAAATAGACTCTTCACAGAAAAAGATTTAACGTTCGAAAGGGCAGTCGAAATTGCGGTCAGTATGGAGACATCGGCAATAAATTCTGCGGCTATTACAAGCAGCTTTAACGGTACTCCGAGTGTCAGTAATCACGTTCCTGAGCCACTCAAGAAGCTGAAAAAAGGAAAACCACCGCCGAAACCGAAATCTACACCAGAGGTGAAGAAATCTGACCAAACTCCGATCTGTTTCAAATGCGCTAAATCCGGCCATCGCTCACCTGATTGTAAAGAGAAAAACTTGAAGTGTAATTTTTGCCAGAGTGAGCAACATGTCATCGAAGTTTgtcagaagaagaaaaagtcCGATAAGAATAAGGCGAAGAAAATGAAATCTATTCGAGAAGTATCATCTGAACGAACTATTTTCCCTATCGATATGGTACGTGCGTCGGATAATTCATCAGAACCGCCGATATTCGTCTGTGTTCGTGTCAACGAtattgatgtaaaattcgagTACGATACTGGTGCTACAAAAACTGTTATCACCGAATCAGTCGCGAAGCAGTTCAACGTTAAATTGAAACCTACCGAGATTCGATTAGAAGATTATagtggaaaaattatcaatccACTGGGTACGATTAATGTAACAGCGCAGTATCGAGATAATTGTGAGCAGCTCGATTTATTCGTCGTCGCGAATTCATATTCATCAGTGATTGGTCGAGACTGGATATTTCCGCTGAAAATTGGTAGCCTACCTGTTTCTTGCGATGCGAATGTTTTACCAATTCGTGAAATACGTGAATTGAAAGTACCTGAACTCGATACGTTAGTGAAGAAGTACAGCCAAGTTTTCGAAGGTAAAATTGGTCCGGTTAAGAAGGTGGTATCTTTGCATCTGAAAGAAGGCGCCAAACCAGTATTTCAACGTTCTCGTGTGGTACCACTCGCGTTGCAACAGGCAGTTTTGAACGAAATCGATCGTTTAGTTGAAGAAGGTCTTTGGATCAAGGTCGATTATTCTGACTGGGCTTCACCAATTGTACCTGTGTTGAAATCCAACGGTGATGTTCGTTTATGTGGTGATTATAGTGGTACAATTAATGACCAGATCTATATCACTCAACATCCGTTCCCAGGTTACGAGGAAATCTTCAGTAACGTCGAAGGTGAAGAATTTACTACTCTCGATATCGATTCCGCATTTCGTCATATGTTGGTAGACGAAGCGTCATCTTGGCTTATGGTATTAAACACACCGAAGGGGTTATTTCGTCCCACTCGATTAGAATTTGGCGCCGCACCCGCACCTGCTGAGTTCCAGAATTTTATGGACGAAGTCTTCGCTGGTTTACCTATTGCGAAACGAGCCGATGACATCTTTGTAGGCGGAAAAGATCGAAAAGAACATCTCAGACGTTTAGAGATGGTATTTCGCGTTTGTCAAGAAAACCATATTCGTTTGAATTTAcgtaaatgtaaatttttccagCCTGAAGTAAAGTTTTTGGGCTACATCGTCAACAAGGACGGTATTACGAAAACGCCAGAGAAAGTTACAGCAGTTCAAGAAGCTCCTTGTCCTACGAATGTAACCGAAGTGAAATCGTTTATGGGCTTGGTGAATTTCTACGGCAAATTTTGTAACCAGTTGGCAACTTTAGCTCATCCGTTATATGAGACAACGAAAGGCAAAAGTGGCAAAGATCCTATCGATTGGTCTCCTCAGTGCGAACGTTCGTTTATTGCCGTCAAAGAAGCGATCACGTCTCCGAGAATTTTGGTGCATTATTCTCCCAAACTACCGTTGATTTTAGCCGTAGATGCAAGCAGCGTAGGAATCGGCGCAGTTTTATCGCACCTCGTTGGCAAGGAAGAACGTCCTATCGCATTTGCCTCTCGTATTCTTTCTGATACCGAAAAGAATTATGCTACGTTGGATAAGGAAGCGCTGGCGATCAAGTGGGGAGTGGAGAAGTTTTTCTATTATCTCTATGGTAGACATTTCACACTCGTAACGGATCATCTCCCACTTGTccatattttttcgaagaagaaaaaacttccAGTGTTATCAGCAACGCGTCGTTTACATTACgctatttttcttcaaatgttcGATTTCGATATTCGTTACAGAAGATCCGAAGAAAATGGTAACGCTGATTTTCTTTCACGCTTTCCTCGAAATATTCACGAAGCTGCTGAAATGTTTGATAATAGTTCTACCCGTATCAATCAGCTAATCATCTTGGAAACTCCGATTACCGAGCAGAAATTAGCAGCTGAGACTTTGAAAGACCCTGAATTACTCCCGTTACTGGAAAAACTTCGTACTGGTGAAGTTGCAGATGATTATTCGTTACACGGTAATATCATTATGAAGGGAATTCGAGTCGTTATCCCAAAGAAGTTTCAATCAGCTGTGCTTGCTGAATTACATCAAGGCCACTTTGGCGTcagtaaaatgaagaaattggcGCGAGCTACGGTGTATTGGCGAAATATCGACGCAGATATCGAATCGATGGTTCGTGATTGTAAAGCTTGTTTATCGTTCCGGCCAGAGCAAGTAAAATCTAAAACGCACTACTGGGAATATCCTGCCTCTCCGTGGGAGCGATTACATTTAGATTTCGCCGGTCCTTTTCAAGATAAGCTGTTCCTGTTAGTCGTTGATGCTCATAGCAAGTGGTTAGAAGTTCAAATTGTTCCCAATACTTCGTCTGCTTCGGTCATCGAATTTTTACAACGATTATTTTCATCGTATGGTATTCCAAAGACTATTGTTTCCGATAATGGCACTGCGTTCACCAGCAAAGAATTTCAACAGTTTCTCTCAATGTACGATATCCGTCATAAAACTAGCCCACCCTTCCACCCATCATCGAATGGCCAAGCGGAGCGCTATGTTTTTACCTTAAAGCAGAGTCTACGTGCGTTGAAAAAAGGTGAATCGTCTCACGGAATTCAAGATCGTCTAAATAAGTTTCTCTTTGCCTACCGGCGAGCCCCAAATGTTACCACTGGGCAGTCTCCGGCGAAACTGATGTTGGGAAGAGAATTACGTTTGATGCTATCTGTATTCCGACCAGATCTTAAACGAACTGTGGAGCGCAATAGACACGACGTCGCCTTTATGGATCGCTCGTACGATATAAACGAGAAAGTTGCTGTACGCGATTATTCAGCTCGGAATTCGCCGTGGGAAGCAGCTACTGTTGTCCATAAAGACGGACCCCTTACCTATACTGTGCAGTTGTCTGATCAACGAGTAACTCGTCGTCATGTCGATCAGATGCGGCCAGGCAGTAATTCAGCGACTCCTGCTGTATCTTCAATTCCAGAGGTCGCTAAATCACCCGTTGTTCCGGATTCAAGTTCTCTCGGTTCTGCTCAAACAGCCAACGCCGATACCTCGTGTATTCCTGAGCAGGAATCCAGATCAACACCTGTAACAACTCGTTCTCCAGAGCCAACCATTCGAAGATTGGCTCGTGATCGAAAAATCCCCAATCGATTAAATCTCTAA